A genome region from Pseudomonas helmanticensis includes the following:
- a CDS encoding TldD/PmbA family protein: MFDFHPQLKQRFAALRTGAEFFSLRYVRESGQYLSVRKNVAEPPSLSRDEGAMLTVRVNGVEAYAATNDLSQQGLQAALERAEQQARRLKPHALLDLRDQPVSSDRADYFSPNLEQPFPSLSECFELLGAESASVPKDERLVNWEVSIGITHVEQIYLSSAGAELRQAQRFVYPGLDVTAYDGNDSQTRSLGRENFGQQGSADVISRCGLIGAGPQVADQALQLLLAPNTPQGPRDLLLMPDQMMLQIHESIGHPLELDRILGDERNYAGTSFVKASDFGSLQYGSKLLNVTFDPGIPEELASYGHDDDGTKANKQFLIREGLLLRPLGGALSQFRAGMDGVANSRACGWNRAPIDRMANLNIEPGDQPLEQLIKGIEHGILMSTNRSWSIDDARNKFQFGCEWGQLIENGELKGVVKNPNYRAISAHFWKSLRAVGDANTVKVLGTPNCGKGEPNQVIRVGHASPACVFSNVDVFGGDA, encoded by the coding sequence ATGTTCGATTTCCACCCCCAGCTCAAGCAGCGCTTCGCTGCCTTGCGCACGGGCGCTGAGTTTTTTTCCCTGCGGTATGTACGCGAGTCCGGCCAGTACCTGTCGGTGCGCAAGAACGTCGCCGAACCGCCGAGCCTGAGCCGTGACGAAGGCGCGATGCTCACCGTTCGTGTCAATGGCGTTGAGGCCTATGCGGCGACCAACGACCTCTCGCAGCAAGGCCTGCAAGCCGCGCTTGAGCGCGCCGAGCAGCAAGCTCGCCGCCTCAAGCCGCACGCCTTGCTCGATCTGCGCGATCAGCCGGTGTCCAGCGACCGTGCTGATTACTTTTCACCCAATCTCGAACAACCCTTCCCGTCGCTGAGCGAATGCTTCGAGCTGCTCGGCGCGGAATCCGCCTCGGTGCCAAAGGATGAGCGCCTGGTGAACTGGGAAGTGAGCATCGGCATCACCCACGTCGAACAGATCTACCTGAGCAGCGCCGGGGCGGAACTGCGCCAGGCCCAGCGCTTCGTCTACCCAGGCCTCGACGTCACCGCCTACGACGGCAACGACAGCCAGACCCGCAGCCTCGGCCGCGAGAACTTCGGCCAACAGGGCAGCGCCGACGTGATCAGCCGTTGCGGCCTGATCGGCGCCGGCCCGCAAGTCGCCGATCAGGCGCTGCAACTGCTGCTCGCACCGAACACCCCGCAAGGCCCGCGCGACCTGCTGTTGATGCCCGATCAAATGATGCTGCAGATCCACGAATCCATCGGCCACCCGCTGGAACTCGACCGCATCCTCGGCGATGAGCGCAATTACGCCGGCACCAGTTTCGTCAAAGCCAGCGACTTCGGCAGCCTGCAATACGGCTCGAAACTGCTCAACGTGACCTTTGATCCGGGCATCCCCGAAGAACTCGCCAGCTACGGCCATGACGACGACGGCACTAAAGCCAACAAACAATTCCTGATTCGCGAAGGCCTGCTGCTGCGGCCACTCGGTGGTGCACTGTCGCAGTTCCGTGCCGGGATGGACGGCGTCGCCAACAGCCGCGCCTGCGGCTGGAACCGCGCGCCGATCGACCGCATGGCCAACCTCAATATCGAACCGGGCGACCAGCCGCTTGAGCAGTTGATCAAAGGCATCGAGCACGGCATTTTGATGAGCACCAACCGTTCGTGGTCGATTGACGATGCGCGCAATAAATTCCAGTTCGGTTGCGAATGGGGTCAGTTGATCGAAAACGGTGAACTCAAAGGCGTGGTAAAAAACCCGAACTACCGGGCGATTTCCGCGCACTTCTGGAAAAGCCTGCGCGCTGTCGGCGACGCCAACACCGTCAAGGTGCTGGGCACGCCGAACTGCGGCAAGGGCGAACCGAACCAGGTGATCCGCGTCGGCCACGCTTCGCCGGCCTGCGTATTCAGCAACGTTGATGTGTTTGGGGGAGACGCCTGA
- the betA gene encoding choline dehydrogenase, with protein MSQEFDYIIIGAGSAGNTLATRLTEDAGVTVLLLEAGGPDYRFDFRTQMPAALAFPLQGRRYNWAYETDAEPHMDGRRMECGRGKGLGGSSLINGMCYIRGNAMDYDGWAKLPGLENWSYLDCLPYFRKAETRDIGPNDYHGGEGPVSVTTPKAGNNPLFHAMVEAGVQAGYPRTEDLNGYQQEGFGPMDRTVTPKGRRASTARGYLDTAKKRSALTIVTHALTDKILFEGKRAVGVRYLIGAAEERVEVKARKEVLLCSGAIASPQILQRSGVGPAELLNSLDIPVVHDLPGVGENLQDHLELYLQYACTQPVSLYPSLLWYNQPAIGAEWLFNGTGIGASNQFEAGGFIRSRPEFEWPNIQYHFLPVAINYNGSNGVKEHGFQAHMGSMRSPSRGRIQAKSKDPREYPSILFNYMATEQDWQEFRDGIRLTREIMQQPALDAFRGREISPGIEVQTDEQLDKFIREHAETAFHPSCSCKMGTDEMAVVDGEGRVHGMQSLRVVDASIMPIITTGNLNAPTIMIAEKIADKIRGRQPLPRSTAPYYVAGDAPVKGKPMRDITPAAQ; from the coding sequence ATGTCCCAAGAATTCGATTACATCATCATCGGTGCCGGCTCGGCCGGTAACACTCTGGCGACCCGTCTGACTGAAGACGCCGGCGTCACCGTTCTGCTGCTCGAAGCAGGCGGCCCTGACTACCGTTTCGACTTCCGCACGCAAATGCCGGCTGCACTGGCGTTCCCGCTGCAAGGTCGTCGCTACAACTGGGCTTACGAAACCGACGCCGAGCCACACATGGACGGTCGCCGGATGGAATGCGGTCGCGGCAAAGGCCTCGGCGGTTCTTCGCTGATCAACGGCATGTGCTACATCCGCGGTAACGCGATGGACTACGACGGCTGGGCGAAACTGCCGGGGCTGGAAAACTGGTCGTATCTCGACTGCCTGCCGTACTTCCGCAAAGCCGAAACCCGTGACATCGGCCCGAACGACTACCACGGTGGCGAAGGCCCGGTCAGCGTGACCACGCCGAAGGCTGGCAACAACCCGCTGTTCCACGCCATGGTTGAAGCTGGTGTACAGGCCGGTTACCCGCGCACCGAAGACTTGAACGGTTACCAGCAGGAAGGCTTCGGCCCGATGGATCGCACCGTCACGCCGAAAGGCCGTCGTGCTTCCACCGCCCGTGGTTACCTCGACACCGCTAAAAAGCGTTCGGCCCTGACCATCGTCACCCACGCCCTGACCGACAAGATTCTGTTTGAAGGCAAGCGTGCCGTTGGCGTGCGTTACCTGATCGGCGCCGCTGAAGAGCGCGTCGAAGTCAAAGCACGCAAGGAAGTCCTGCTGTGCTCCGGCGCCATCGCTTCGCCGCAGATTCTGCAGCGCTCCGGTGTCGGCCCTGCCGAACTGCTGAACTCGCTCGACATTCCGGTCGTTCACGATCTGCCGGGCGTCGGTGAAAACCTGCAGGATCACCTTGAGCTGTACCTGCAATACGCCTGCACCCAGCCAGTTTCGCTGTACCCGTCGCTGCTCTGGTACAACCAGCCGGCCATCGGTGCCGAGTGGTTGTTCAACGGCACCGGCATCGGCGCCAGCAACCAGTTCGAAGCCGGCGGTTTCATCCGTTCGCGTCCGGAGTTCGAATGGCCGAACATTCAGTACCACTTCTTGCCGGTGGCGATTAACTACAACGGCAGCAACGGTGTGAAAGAGCACGGTTTCCAGGCGCACATGGGTTCCATGCGTTCGCCGAGCCGTGGTCGCATCCAGGCCAAGTCGAAGGATCCGCGCGAGTATCCGAGCATCCTCTTCAACTACATGGCTACCGAGCAAGACTGGCAGGAATTCCGCGACGGCATCCGCCTGACCCGAGAAATCATGCAACAGCCGGCACTGGACGCTTTCCGTGGCCGCGAAATCAGCCCGGGCATCGAAGTGCAAACCGATGAGCAACTGGACAAGTTCATCCGCGAGCACGCCGAAACCGCGTTCCACCCGTCCTGCTCGTGCAAGATGGGCACCGACGAGATGGCTGTGGTTGATGGCGAAGGTCGCGTGCACGGCATGCAGAGCCTGCGTGTGGTCGATGCTTCGATCATGCCGATCATCACCACCGGCAACCTGAACGCGCCGACGATCATGATCGCCGAGAAAATCGCCGACAAGATCCGTGGCCGTCAACCGCTGCCACGCAGCACCGCGCCGTACTACGTCGCGGGCGATGCGCCGGTCAAAGGCAAGCCGATGCGTGATATCACCCCGGCTGCTCAGTAA
- the betB gene encoding betaine-aldehyde dehydrogenase: MARFELQKLYIDGAYSDAGSDATFEAINPANGEVLAQVQRATKEDVERAVVAAEKGQKIWAAMTAMERSRILRRAVDILRERNDELAALETLDTGKSFSETKYVDIVTGADVLEYYAGLVPAIEGEQIPLRDTSFVYTRREPLGVVAGIGAWNYPIQIALWKSAPALAAGNAMIFKPSEVTSLTTLKLAEIFTQAGLPNGVFNVLTGSGREVGTWLTEHPRIEKISFTGGTDTGKKVMASASASSLKDVTMELGGKSPLIICDDADLDRAADTAMMANFYSSGQVCTNGTRVFVPAHLKAAFEAKIVERVARIRVGNPEDENTNFGPLVSFAHMESVLGYIAKGKEEGARVLCGGDRLTDGEFAKGAFVAPTVFTDCTDDMTIVREEIFGPVMAILSYETEEEVIRRANDTDFGLAAGIVTKDLNRAHRVIHQLEAGICWINAWGESDAKMPVGGYKQSGVGRENGISSLNNFTRIKSVQVELGDYVSVF; the protein is encoded by the coding sequence ATGGCCCGTTTCGAACTGCAAAAACTCTACATCGATGGCGCGTACTCCGACGCTGGCAGCGATGCCACCTTCGAAGCCATCAACCCGGCGAACGGTGAAGTCCTCGCCCAAGTGCAACGTGCGACCAAGGAAGACGTCGAGCGCGCGGTGGTCGCTGCTGAAAAGGGCCAGAAAATCTGGGCCGCAATGACCGCCATGGAGCGTTCGCGCATCCTGCGTCGTGCCGTCGACATCCTGCGCGAGCGCAACGATGAACTGGCCGCGCTGGAAACCCTGGACACCGGTAAATCCTTCTCCGAAACCAAGTACGTCGACATCGTTACCGGCGCTGACGTGCTGGAATACTACGCAGGCCTGGTGCCGGCGATCGAAGGCGAGCAGATTCCACTGCGTGACACTTCTTTCGTCTACACCCGTCGCGAGCCGCTGGGCGTGGTTGCCGGCATCGGCGCGTGGAACTACCCGATCCAGATCGCGCTGTGGAAATCCGCGCCAGCCCTGGCGGCCGGTAACGCGATGATCTTCAAGCCAAGCGAAGTCACCTCGCTGACCACCCTGAAACTGGCCGAGATTTTCACTCAAGCCGGTCTGCCAAACGGCGTGTTCAACGTCCTGACCGGCAGCGGCCGTGAAGTCGGCACCTGGTTGACCGAGCACCCGCGCATCGAAAAAATCTCCTTCACCGGCGGCACCGACACTGGCAAGAAAGTAATGGCCAGCGCTTCGGCTTCGTCGCTGAAGGACGTGACCATGGAACTGGGCGGCAAATCCCCGCTGATCATCTGCGACGACGCCGATCTGGATCGCGCTGCCGACACCGCGATGATGGCCAACTTCTACAGCTCCGGTCAGGTCTGCACCAACGGCACTCGCGTGTTCGTACCGGCGCACCTGAAAGCCGCTTTCGAAGCCAAGATCGTTGAGCGCGTTGCACGCATCCGCGTCGGCAACCCGGAAGACGAAAACACCAACTTCGGCCCACTGGTCAGCTTCGCGCACATGGAAAGCGTGCTGGGCTACATCGCCAAGGGCAAAGAAGAGGGCGCCCGCGTACTGTGCGGCGGCGACCGTCTGACCGACGGCGAATTCGCCAAAGGCGCATTCGTCGCACCGACCGTGTTCACCGATTGCACCGACGACATGACTATCGTTCGTGAAGAAATCTTTGGCCCGGTGATGGCGATCCTCTCTTACGAAACCGAAGAAGAAGTGATCCGCCGCGCCAACGACACTGACTTCGGCCTGGCTGCCGGTATCGTCACCAAAGACCTGAACCGCGCGCACCGCGTGATTCATCAACTGGAAGCCGGTATCTGCTGGATCAACGCCTGGGGCGAGTCTGACGCAAAAATGCCGGTCGGCGGTTACAAGCAGTCGGGTGTCGGCCGTGAGAACGGCATCAGCTCGCTGAACAACTTCACCCGCATCAAATCGGTACAGGTCGAGCTGGGCGATTACGTTTCGGTGTTCTGA
- the betI gene encoding transcriptional regulator BetI, with amino-acid sequence MPKVGMQPIRRQQLIEATLQAVDQVGMGDASIALIARLAGVSNGIISHYFQDKNGLIAATMRYLMNVLSENVTLRRQALADDSPRAHLQVIIEGNFDASQVNGPAMKTWLAFWATSMHQPSLHRLQRINDHRLYSNLCCEFRRVLPLEDARTAARGLAALIDGLWLRGALSGDAFDTAQAQQIAYEYMDFQLAKKVS; translated from the coding sequence ATGCCCAAGGTCGGTATGCAACCCATCCGCCGCCAACAACTGATCGAAGCCACTTTGCAGGCAGTCGATCAGGTCGGAATGGGGGACGCCAGCATTGCGCTGATCGCCCGTTTGGCCGGTGTCTCGAATGGCATCATCAGTCATTACTTTCAGGACAAGAACGGCCTGATTGCCGCCACGATGCGGTATCTGATGAACGTCCTCAGCGAGAACGTCACCCTGCGCCGCCAAGCGCTGGCAGATGACAGCCCACGGGCGCATCTGCAGGTGATCATCGAAGGCAACTTCGACGCCAGCCAGGTCAATGGCCCGGCAATGAAAACCTGGCTGGCCTTCTGGGCCACCAGCATGCACCAGCCGTCTTTGCACAGGTTGCAGCGGATCAACGATCACCGTCTGTATTCCAACCTGTGCTGCGAGTTCCGCCGTGTGTTGCCGCTCGAAGATGCGCGCACCGCAGCGCGTGGCCTGGCAGCGTTGATCGACGGCTTGTGGTTGCGCGGCGCTTTGTCGGGAGACGCTTTCGACACGGCGCAGGCGCAACAGATCGCTTACGAATACATGGATTTCCAATTGGCCAAGAAGGTGAGCTAG
- the betT gene encoding choline BCCT transporter BetT: MSSASLIKTPPEKVTVNGWVFYTSTALILLLTAILIIAPQEAGRLLGIAQAWLSRSFGWYYMVVIAAYLVFVVGLAFSSYGKLKLGSKDDTPDFSYGAWAGMLFSSGIGISLLYFGASEPLDHYFNPPEGASATNMAARQAVQLTFLHWGLHGWAIYALVGLAVAYFAYRHNQPLALRSALYPLVGERWVKGAAGHAVDGFGMFVTLLGLVTNLGIGSLQVSSGLENLFGMEHSNTNLLIVIIVMSTVATIAAVSGVENGIRRLSNLNIVLFSGLLIFVLLFGPTLHLLNGFVQNIGDYLNGIVLKTFDLYVYEGDNAKSERWMGLWTLFYWAWWISWAPFVGMFIARISRGRTVRELVAGVLLIPLGFTLAWLSIFGNSALDLVMNHGAVELGKTALEQPSMAIYQLLEHYPASKVVIGVSIFVGFVLFLTPADSGAVMMANLSCKGGNVDEDAPHWLRIFWSAVITLVTIGLLFAGNFEAMQTMVVLAGLPFSVVLVFFMFGLHKAMRQDVQIEQEQAQLAERGRRGFSERLTQLDLQPSQSVVQRFMDKQVSPALEDATAQMRAQGLTVQTLLGKSKRCMGVRVEMEEGNPFVYEVSLDGYLATPTESAQSDEARQRYYRAEVYLHNGSQDYDLMGFTQDQITRDVLDQFESHRQLLGRVYS, from the coding sequence ATGAGTTCTGCCTCGCTTATAAAGACCCCGCCCGAGAAGGTGACGGTCAACGGTTGGGTGTTTTACACCTCTACCGCGCTGATTCTGTTGTTGACCGCCATTCTGATTATCGCCCCGCAAGAGGCCGGCAGACTGTTGGGTATCGCTCAGGCCTGGTTGTCGCGCAGCTTCGGCTGGTACTACATGGTGGTGATCGCCGCCTACCTGGTATTTGTCGTCGGCCTGGCGTTTTCCTCGTACGGCAAACTCAAACTGGGCAGCAAGGATGACACCCCGGATTTCAGTTACGGCGCCTGGGCGGGGATGCTGTTCTCGTCGGGTATCGGTATTTCGCTGCTGTACTTCGGCGCGTCCGAGCCGCTGGATCACTACTTCAATCCGCCGGAAGGCGCCTCGGCCACCAACATGGCCGCGCGTCAGGCGGTGCAACTGACGTTCCTGCACTGGGGCCTGCACGGCTGGGCGATCTACGCACTGGTCGGTCTGGCCGTGGCGTACTTTGCTTACCGCCATAACCAGCCGCTGGCACTGCGTTCGGCGCTGTATCCGCTGGTCGGCGAGCGTTGGGTCAAAGGCGCGGCCGGTCACGCGGTAGACGGCTTCGGCATGTTCGTGACCCTGCTGGGTCTGGTGACGAACCTGGGGATCGGTTCGCTGCAAGTGTCGTCGGGCCTGGAAAACCTGTTCGGCATGGAACACAGCAACACTAACCTTTTGATCGTGATCATCGTGATGAGCACCGTGGCGACCATCGCTGCCGTGTCCGGTGTGGAAAACGGCATCCGCCGTCTGTCCAACCTGAACATCGTGCTGTTCAGCGGTCTGCTGATTTTCGTCCTGCTGTTCGGCCCGACCCTGCACCTGCTCAACGGCTTCGTGCAGAACATCGGCGATTACCTCAATGGCATCGTGCTGAAAACCTTCGACCTTTATGTGTACGAAGGCGACAACGCCAAGTCCGAGCGCTGGATGGGCCTGTGGACGCTGTTCTATTGGGCATGGTGGATTTCCTGGGCACCATTCGTAGGCATGTTCATCGCGCGTATTTCCCGTGGTCGTACGGTGCGTGAACTGGTCGCCGGCGTGCTGCTGATTCCACTGGGCTTCACTTTGGCCTGGCTGTCGATCTTCGGTAACTCGGCGCTGGACCTAGTGATGAACCATGGGGCGGTGGAGCTCGGCAAGACGGCGCTGGAACAGCCGTCGATGGCGATCTATCAGTTGCTTGAACATTACCCGGCGTCGAAAGTCGTTATCGGTGTGTCGATCTTCGTTGGCTTCGTGCTGTTCCTGACCCCGGCCGACTCCGGCGCGGTAATGATGGCGAATCTGTCCTGCAAGGGCGGCAATGTCGATGAAGATGCACCGCACTGGCTGCGGATTTTCTGGTCGGCAGTGATCACTCTGGTGACCATCGGCCTGTTGTTCGCCGGTAACTTCGAAGCCATGCAAACCATGGTGGTGCTGGCCGGTCTGCCGTTCTCGGTGGTGCTGGTGTTCTTCATGTTCGGCCTGCACAAGGCGATGCGCCAGGACGTGCAGATCGAACAGGAGCAAGCGCAACTGGCGGAGCGCGGTCGTCGCGGTTTCAGCGAGCGTCTGACGCAACTGGACCTGCAACCGAGCCAATCGGTGGTGCAGCGTTTCATGGACAAGCAGGTCAGCCCGGCGCTGGAAGATGCCACCGCGCAGATGCGTGCGCAGGGTCTGACAGTGCAGACGCTGTTGGGTAAATCCAAGCGCTGCATGGGCGTGCGCGTAGAGATGGAAGAGGGCAACCCTTTCGTCTACGAAGTCAGCCTGGACGGCTATCTGGCGACCCCGACCGAATCGGCCCAGTCCGATGAAGCGCGCCAGCGTTACTACCGTGCTGAAGTGTATTTGCACAACGGCAGCCAGGATTACGACCTGATGGGTTTCACGCAGGATCAGATCACGCGGGATGTGCTCGATCAGTTTGAAAGCCATCGGCAGCTCCTTGGCCGGGTGTATAGCTAA
- the choV gene encoding choline ABC transporter ATP-binding protein, which translates to MSIIRFEDVDVIFSKDPREALKLLDQGMTRNEILKKTGQIVGVEKATLDVNKGEICVLMGLSGSGKSSLLRCINGLNTVSRGKLFVEHEGKQIDIASCTPAELKMMRTKRIAMVFQKFALMPWLTVRENISFGLEMQGRPEKERRKLVDDKLELVGLTQWRNKKPDELSGGMQQRVGLARALAMDADILLMDEPFSALDPLIRQGLQDELLELQRKLSKTIVFVSHDLDEALKLGSRIAIMKDGRIIQYSVPEEIVLNPADDYVRTFVAHTNPLNVLCGRSLMRTLDNCKRINGSVCLDPGGDSWLDLAEGNTIKGARQNGSVLNLQNWAPGQAVEGLERKPTLVDSNIGMRDALQIRYQTGNKLVLHDNNHVVGILGDSELYHALLGKNLG; encoded by the coding sequence ATGAGCATAATTCGCTTCGAAGACGTAGACGTAATCTTCTCCAAGGATCCACGCGAAGCGCTCAAGCTGCTCGATCAGGGCATGACCCGCAACGAGATCCTCAAGAAAACCGGGCAGATCGTCGGTGTGGAAAAAGCCACGCTGGACGTCAACAAGGGCGAAATCTGCGTGCTGATGGGCCTGTCCGGTTCGGGCAAGTCGAGCCTGCTGCGCTGCATCAACGGCCTCAACACCGTGAGCCGCGGCAAGCTGTTCGTCGAGCATGAAGGCAAGCAGATCGACATCGCCTCCTGCACCCCGGCCGAACTGAAAATGATGCGCACCAAACGCATCGCCATGGTCTTCCAGAAGTTCGCCCTGATGCCGTGGCTGACGGTGCGCGAGAACATCAGTTTCGGTCTGGAAATGCAGGGCCGCCCGGAGAAGGAACGCCGCAAGCTGGTCGATGACAAGCTCGAACTGGTCGGCCTGACGCAATGGCGCAACAAGAAGCCTGACGAACTCTCTGGCGGTATGCAGCAACGTGTCGGTCTGGCGCGCGCGCTGGCGATGGACGCCGATATTTTGCTGATGGACGAACCGTTCTCGGCCCTCGACCCGTTGATCCGTCAGGGTCTGCAAGATGAACTGTTGGAGCTGCAACGCAAGCTGAGCAAGACCATCGTGTTCGTGAGTCACGACCTTGATGAAGCACTGAAACTCGGCAGCCGCATCGCGATCATGAAGGATGGCCGGATCATCCAGTACAGCGTGCCGGAAGAGATCGTGCTGAACCCGGCGGACGACTATGTGCGGACCTTCGTGGCGCACACCAATCCGCTCAACGTGCTGTGCGGGCGCAGCCTGATGCGCACGCTGGACAACTGCAAACGCATCAACGGCTCGGTGTGCCTCGATCCGGGCGGTGATTCGTGGCTGGATCTGGCTGAAGGCAACACCATCAAGGGTGCGCGGCAGAATGGTTCAGTGCTGAACCTGCAGAACTGGGCGCCGGGGCAAGCGGTTGAAGGCCTGGAGCGTAAACCGACGCTGGTGGACTCGAACATCGGCATGCGCGATGCGTTGCAGATTCGTTATCAGACTGGCAACAAGCTGGTGCTGCACGATAACAATCATGTGGTGGGGATCCTGGGCGACAGTGAGTTGTATCACGCGTTGCTGGGCAAGAACCTCGGTTAA
- the choW gene encoding choline ABC transporter permease subunit: MLIDQKIPLGQYIAGFVEWLTQHGASTFDAIAVTLETMIHGVTFALTWFNPFVLIGLIALLAHFIQRKWGLTVFVIASFLLILNLGYWQETMETLAQVMFATLVCVVIGVPLGIVAAHKPMFYTLMRPVLDLMQTVPTFVYLIPTLTLFGLGVVPGLISTVVFAIAAPIRLTYLGIRDVPQELMDAGKAFGCSRRQLLSRIELPHAMPSIAAGITQCIMLSLSMVVIAALVGADGLGKPVVNALNTADIALGFEAGLAIVLLAIMLDRICKQPDAKVGGDA, from the coding sequence ATGCTGATTGATCAGAAAATACCTCTAGGCCAGTACATCGCGGGCTTCGTTGAATGGTTGACGCAACACGGCGCCAGCACTTTCGACGCAATCGCCGTGACCCTGGAAACGATGATCCACGGCGTGACGTTTGCGCTCACCTGGTTCAACCCTTTTGTCTTGATCGGCCTCATCGCCCTGCTCGCGCATTTCATCCAGCGCAAATGGGGATTGACCGTTTTCGTCATCGCCTCCTTCCTGTTGATCCTCAATCTGGGGTACTGGCAGGAAACCATGGAAACCCTCGCCCAGGTCATGTTCGCGACCCTGGTCTGCGTGGTCATCGGCGTGCCGTTGGGCATCGTCGCCGCGCACAAACCGATGTTCTACACGTTAATGCGTCCGGTACTCGATCTGATGCAGACCGTACCGACCTTCGTTTACCTCATTCCTACCCTGACCCTCTTCGGGCTGGGTGTGGTGCCGGGCCTGATCTCCACGGTGGTGTTCGCCATCGCTGCGCCGATCCGCCTGACCTACCTGGGCATCCGCGATGTCCCGCAAGAACTGATGGACGCCGGCAAGGCCTTCGGCTGCTCGCGTCGCCAATTGCTCTCACGGATCGAACTGCCTCACGCCATGCCGAGCATCGCGGCCGGCATCACCCAGTGCATCATGCTGTCGCTGTCGATGGTGGTGATTGCGGCACTGGTCGGCGCCGACGGACTCGGCAAACCGGTGGTCAACGCACTGAACACTGCTGATATCGCCCTGGGCTTCGAAGCGGGCCTGGCGATCGTACTGCTGGCGATCATGCTCGACCGTATCTGCAAACAACCCGACGCCAAAGTAGGGGGTGACGCATGA
- a CDS encoding choline ABC transporter substrate-binding protein codes for MKGSPSLLLAAMLSLPLLAQAAEPAQCSTVNFSDVGWTDITATTATTSVVLNALGYKTKTTMISVPVTYKSLADGKNMDVFLGNWMPTMENDIKAYRDAGTVETVRTNLKGAKYTLAVPQALYDKGLHDFADIAKFKKELDGKIYGIEPGNDGNRLIQSMIDKDAFGLKSAGFKVVESSEAGMLSQVDRAQKRDTAVVFLGWAPHPMNKRFKIQYLTGGDDFFGPDFGAATVATNTRKGYAEECSNVGQLLKNLEFNVDMESELMGNILDDKMKPDAAAKAWLKKNPQVLDTWLAGVTTIDGKPGLEAVKAKIAQ; via the coding sequence ATGAAAGGTTCCCCGTCGTTGTTGTTGGCCGCCATGCTGAGTCTGCCGTTACTGGCGCAAGCTGCAGAACCGGCGCAGTGCAGTACCGTTAACTTCTCCGATGTCGGCTGGACCGACATCACCGCCACCACCGCGACCACCTCGGTTGTCCTCAACGCCCTCGGCTACAAGACCAAGACCACCATGATCTCCGTGCCCGTGACCTACAAGTCGCTGGCCGACGGCAAAAACATGGACGTGTTCCTCGGTAACTGGATGCCGACCATGGAAAACGACATCAAGGCCTACCGCGACGCCGGCACCGTGGAAACCGTGCGCACCAACCTCAAGGGCGCCAAGTACACCCTCGCCGTGCCGCAAGCCCTTTATGACAAAGGTCTGCACGACTTCGCCGACATCGCCAAATTCAAGAAAGAACTCGACGGCAAGATCTACGGCATCGAGCCTGGCAACGACGGCAACCGTCTGATCCAGAGCATGATCGACAAGGACGCCTTCGGCCTGAAATCCGCCGGTTTCAAAGTCGTCGAATCGTCGGAAGCGGGCATGCTCTCGCAGGTTGACCGCGCGCAGAAACGCGACACCGCCGTGGTCTTCCTCGGCTGGGCGCCGCACCCGATGAACAAGCGCTTCAAGATTCAATACCTGACCGGTGGCGATGATTTCTTCGGCCCCGATTTCGGTGCTGCAACCGTGGCGACCAACACCCGCAAGGGTTACGCCGAGGAATGCAGCAACGTCGGGCAGTTGCTGAAGAACCTGGAGTTTAACGTCGACATGGAAAGCGAACTGATGGGCAACATCCTCGACGACAAGATGAAGCCCGACGCGGCCGCCAAGGCCTGGCTGAAAAAGAATCCTCAGGTGCTCGATACCTGGCTCGCTGGCGTGACCACCATTGACGGTAAACCAGGCCTTGAGGCCGTGAAAGCCAAGATTGCCCAGTAA